Part of the Arthrobacter globiformis genome is shown below.
ATCCGGCAAGTCCGCCTTCGCCAATGCCGAGGAGCCCGGCGAGCTGAGCGCCATCGGGTACAACTACCTGGCGGGCGTCGTCGAGACGGCACCGGAGCTCACGGCCCTCTACCTGCCCACCATCAACTCTTACAAGCGGACCGAAGGCGGGCAGTGGGCCGGATCCAGCGCCACCTGGGGCCTGGACAACCGCACGGTCGCCATCAGGTCCATCCCGTCAAAGAGCAGCGCCGCACGCATCGAAAACCGGGTACCGGGCGCTGACGCCAATCCCTACCTGGTCATCGCCGCTAACATCGCTGCCGGCCTTCATGGCGTGGAGCAGGAACTGACCGCCCCGAAGCGGGTGGTAGGCAACGCTTACGCCCTGGAGGAAGGACACCAGGTAAAGCAGCTGCCCGGAACACTCGACCAGGCAATCGAACAGTTCGAGAAAAGCGAGGTCGCCAAGGCGTACTTCGGCGAAACGTTCGTGACCCACTACGTCCAGACGAGGCGCTGGGAGCTCCGCAAGCTTCAGACCAGTGTCACCGACTTCGAGATCGCACGGTACCTGGAACGCATCTAGTGCTAGTGCAGCGCTAAGAGCTCCATTTCCATTTTTCATACTCAGAAAGAAGCACCCTATGACTACTCACCCTGGAAAGATCGCTGCAGTCACCGGAGCCGCGTCCGGAAACGGCCTTGCCATCGCAGAAAAGCTGCTCAAGGAGGGCGCCACCGTCGTAGCCCTCGACCGTGACGAGGCCGCGCTCGAGCGTCTGATCGGCCAGCACCCGGAAATGGTGCCTGTTGTTATGGACGTCGCCGACGAAGCCTCGGTCCGCAGCGGCATGGCCGAGATCGACGCAAAATTCGGCCGGCTCGACACCCTCGTCAACAACGCAGGCATCGTCAAGGGCAGCAACTTCGACGACGTGAGCGTAGCGGAATGGGACCAGGTGTTCGCCGTGAACTCCACCGGACCGTTCCTGGTCAGCCAGGCCGCACGGCCGTTGCTGGAGAAGGGCGCCGCGGCCCGGGGCGACGATTCAACCAGCGCCATCGTCAACATCACCTCTGTCGAGGCCCACATCGTCATCGCCAGCAGCGGACACCCCCAGGTCCATTACAACGCTTCCAAGGGTGCTCTCCTTATGTTCACGAAGGCTTTGGCCATCGAAACCGCAGCTTCCAAGATCCGCGTCAACGCTGTCGCCCCCGGCTTCATCGAGACCCCGTTCACCAAGTCCGTGCTGGAAAACCAGGAGGCCGTGAAGTTCCTCCTCGACCGCACGCCGCTCGGACGAATCGGACGGCCCTCCGACGTTGCCAATGCAGTCGCGTTCCTGGCCAGCGACGAGGCCAGCTGGGTGACCGGTACCACCATCCACGTCGACGGCGGTTGGCTGGTTTACTGACATGCGGTTGCCCCTTATTGCCATCTCCGCTGCCCGGCAGACCGTCGATACCGCCTTTGGCCCGATGCCTTCAACGGTCCAGAACATGGCCTACGCCAACGGCGTGCTTGCCGCAGGCGGCCGTCCCGCCATTCTTCCGTCCACGGCAACGATCCCGGATGCGGCGCT
Proteins encoded:
- a CDS encoding SDR family NAD(P)-dependent oxidoreductase, with protein sequence MTTHPGKIAAVTGAASGNGLAIAEKLLKEGATVVALDRDEAALERLIGQHPEMVPVVMDVADEASVRSGMAEIDAKFGRLDTLVNNAGIVKGSNFDDVSVAEWDQVFAVNSTGPFLVSQAARPLLEKGAAARGDDSTSAIVNITSVEAHIVIASSGHPQVHYNASKGALLMFTKALAIETAASKIRVNAVAPGFIETPFTKSVLENQEAVKFLLDRTPLGRIGRPSDVANAVAFLASDEASWVTGTTIHVDGGWLVY